The Streptomyces tendae genome has a window encoding:
- a CDS encoding exodeoxyribonuclease III, whose translation MPGPARVYRALVLTVTSVNVNGLRAAAKKGFVEWLAGTSADVLCLQEVRAEAAQLPETVREPEGWHVVHAPAAAKGRAGVSLYTRREPERVRVGFGSAEFDGSGRYVEADLPGVTVASLYLPSGDVGTERQDEKVRFMEEFLAYLKELRVKAAADGREVVVCGDWNIAHEKADLRNWRGNTKNSGFLPEEREWLSRVLDPADGGYVDVVRALHPDIDGPYSWWSYRGRAFDNDTGWRIDYQMTTPGLADRAVKAYVERAATHAERWSDHAPVTVVYGYGVR comes from the coding sequence ATGCCCGGACCAGCGCGTGTGTATCGTGCCCTGGTGCTCACTGTGACCTCTGTCAACGTCAATGGACTGCGCGCCGCCGCGAAGAAGGGCTTCGTGGAGTGGCTCGCCGGTACCTCCGCCGATGTGCTGTGCCTCCAGGAGGTGCGGGCCGAGGCGGCGCAGCTCCCGGAGACGGTGCGGGAGCCCGAGGGCTGGCACGTGGTGCACGCGCCGGCCGCCGCCAAGGGGCGCGCGGGCGTCTCGCTGTACACCCGCCGCGAGCCGGAGCGGGTGCGGGTCGGTTTCGGCTCGGCGGAGTTCGACGGCAGCGGCCGGTACGTGGAGGCGGACCTGCCCGGTGTGACCGTCGCCTCCCTCTACCTGCCGTCCGGCGACGTCGGCACGGAGCGGCAGGACGAGAAGGTCCGCTTCATGGAGGAGTTCCTGGCGTACCTCAAGGAGTTGCGGGTGAAGGCCGCCGCCGACGGCCGTGAGGTCGTGGTCTGCGGCGACTGGAACATCGCGCACGAGAAGGCCGACCTGAGGAACTGGCGCGGCAACACCAAGAACTCCGGGTTCCTGCCGGAGGAGCGGGAGTGGCTGTCCCGTGTCCTGGACCCGGCCGACGGCGGCTACGTCGACGTGGTGCGCGCCCTGCACCCGGACATCGACGGCCCGTACTCGTGGTGGTCGTACCGGGGGCGCGCTTTCGACAACGACACGGGATGGCGCATCGACTACCAGATGACCACCCCGGGGCTCGCGGACCGCGCGGTGAAGGCGTACGTGGAGCGGGCGGCGACGCACGCCGAACGCTGGTCGGACCACGCGCCGGTGACGGTCGTCTACGGGTACGGCGTCAGGTGA
- a CDS encoding GNAT family N-acetyltransferase, translated as MEIRRVPYDHPDAVKLDAEVQAEYDIRYGDGGDATPMDPADFAPPNGTYLIAYDALGVPVASGGWRVQDANDEGNRDGDAELKRMYVVEQMRGLGLARRILAALEEDARAAGRVRMVLETGTKQPEAIALYTSSGYEPCEKFGYYRFHDESLCYAKTL; from the coding sequence ATGGAAATCCGCCGGGTCCCCTACGACCACCCCGACGCCGTGAAGCTGGACGCAGAGGTCCAGGCCGAGTACGACATCCGCTACGGCGACGGCGGCGACGCCACCCCGATGGACCCCGCGGACTTCGCGCCCCCCAACGGCACCTACCTGATCGCCTACGACGCGCTCGGCGTCCCCGTCGCCTCCGGCGGCTGGCGCGTCCAGGACGCCAACGACGAGGGCAACCGCGACGGTGACGCGGAGCTGAAGCGCATGTACGTCGTCGAGCAGATGCGGGGCCTGGGCCTCGCCCGCCGCATCCTCGCCGCCCTGGAGGAGGACGCCCGCGCCGCCGGCCGCGTCCGCATGGTCCTGGAGACCGGCACCAAGCAGCCGGAGGCCATCGCCCTGTACACCTCCAGCGGCTACGAGCCCTGCGAGAAGTTCGGCTACTACCGCTTCCACGACGAGAGCCTCTGCTACGCCAAGACGCTGTAG
- the sepX gene encoding divisome protein SepX/GlpR, with translation MSSSGLIYAVIVGAWAAYLVPMWLRRQDELNEARPTERFSTAIRLLSGRAGMERRYAKDLRTRSTDEGEPSVHDPDAITDSVDVRAFAVSQTRPQTQAPVPPAPEVRPEPERPARAPQERAEPAPEVRAPEPRVPEPAAARGTDPRGRVPAARRAPDHARRDRSAQAAAERARRSKVLARRRRTITMLFLAFTLGAIVAAVGGLAFLWAPGVPAVMLSVYIGYLRSQERRRFAYQMDRRQAEAAAQRLRERRPRRRPAVDEADPDEPEGPEAGTDTDPGLSALAADRRALVEQTDHAEWVDQQRERSRRPGQGGDSWDPVPVPLPTYVTAPVAPRASGDVDLGAPDTWSSARSSAVPADEAQAAAAEEPDPAVPDDRDTDDDRTDARRAASARRSRERGRTPLFDQYEDGERPKAANE, from the coding sequence GTGAGCAGCAGCGGCCTCATCTACGCAGTCATTGTCGGGGCCTGGGCCGCCTACTTGGTGCCGATGTGGCTCCGTAGGCAGGACGAGCTGAACGAGGCACGTCCGACGGAACGCTTCAGCACCGCCATCCGACTGCTGTCCGGACGGGCGGGCATGGAGCGCCGGTACGCCAAGGACCTGCGGACGCGCTCCACCGACGAGGGGGAGCCAAGCGTCCACGACCCGGATGCGATCACCGACTCGGTGGACGTCCGGGCCTTCGCCGTGTCCCAGACCCGTCCGCAGACCCAGGCGCCCGTACCGCCCGCCCCCGAGGTGCGGCCGGAACCCGAGCGCCCTGCCCGGGCCCCGCAGGAGCGCGCCGAACCCGCCCCCGAAGTGCGCGCGCCCGAACCGCGTGTACCCGAACCGGCCGCCGCGCGGGGCACGGATCCGCGGGGCCGCGTCCCCGCCGCGCGCCGCGCCCCGGACCACGCCCGCCGCGACCGGAGCGCGCAGGCCGCCGCCGAGCGCGCCCGGCGCTCCAAGGTGCTCGCGCGCCGTCGGCGCACCATCACGATGCTGTTCCTCGCCTTCACCCTCGGCGCGATCGTCGCCGCCGTCGGCGGACTGGCGTTCCTGTGGGCGCCGGGCGTGCCCGCCGTGATGCTCAGCGTCTACATCGGCTACCTCCGCTCCCAGGAGCGCCGCCGGTTCGCCTACCAGATGGACCGCCGCCAGGCCGAGGCCGCCGCACAGCGGCTGCGCGAGCGGCGGCCCCGCCGCCGTCCCGCCGTCGACGAGGCCGACCCGGACGAACCGGAGGGCCCGGAAGCGGGCACCGACACCGACCCCGGCCTCTCCGCGCTCGCCGCCGACCGGCGCGCGCTCGTCGAGCAGACCGACCACGCCGAGTGGGTCGACCAGCAGCGCGAGCGCAGCAGGCGGCCCGGCCAGGGCGGCGACAGCTGGGACCCGGTCCCGGTGCCGCTCCCCACGTACGTGACCGCCCCGGTCGCCCCGCGCGCCTCCGGCGACGTGGACCTCGGCGCCCCGGACACCTGGAGCTCGGCCCGCTCCAGCGCCGTACCGGCCGACGAGGCGCAGGCGGCGGCCGCCGAGGAGCCGGACCCGGCGGTCCCCGACGACCGGGACACCGACGACGACCGCACCGACGCCCGCCGCGCCGCCTCCGCCCGCCGTTCCCGCGAGCGAGGCCGCACCCCCCTGTTCGACCAGTACGAGGACGGCGAGCGTCCCAAGGCCGCGAACGAGTAG
- a CDS encoding GNAT family N-acetyltransferase — translation MDGDIVLRPIKLRDQKAWREVNRRNRDWLRPWEATIPPPTPSGPVIHRPTYRQMVRHLRSEANAGRMLPFVIEYRGRLVGQLTVAGITWGSMCSGHIGYWVDEEVAGRGVVPTSVAMVVDHCFRRVGLHRIEVCIRPENGPSRRVVEKLGFREEGLRPRYLHIDGAWRDHLVFALTAEEVPDGLLARWRRTRAQERSRHELPGREQHGRGIPHE, via the coding sequence GTGGACGGCGACATCGTCCTCCGGCCGATAAAGCTGCGCGACCAGAAGGCGTGGCGCGAGGTCAACCGGCGCAACCGGGACTGGCTGCGGCCCTGGGAGGCGACCATCCCGCCGCCCACGCCCAGTGGCCCGGTCATCCACCGCCCGACCTACCGGCAGATGGTGCGCCACCTGCGCTCCGAGGCGAACGCGGGCCGCATGCTCCCCTTCGTCATCGAGTACCGGGGGCGCCTCGTCGGGCAGTTGACGGTCGCCGGGATCACCTGGGGCTCGATGTGCTCGGGCCACATCGGCTACTGGGTGGACGAGGAGGTGGCCGGCCGGGGCGTGGTGCCCACGTCGGTGGCGATGGTCGTGGACCACTGTTTCCGCAGGGTCGGACTGCACCGCATCGAGGTCTGCATTCGCCCGGAGAACGGGCCGAGCCGCAGGGTCGTGGAGAAACTCGGATTCCGCGAGGAGGGGCTGCGACCGCGCTATCTCCACATCGACGGCGCCTGGCGCGACCATCTCGTGTTCGCCCTCACCGCGGAGGAAGTCCCCGACGGTCTGCTCGCCCGCTGGCGCCGGACCCGCGCACAGGAGCGGTCCCGCCATGAGCTGCCCGGACGCGAGCAGCACGGACGGGGAATCCCGCACGAGTAA
- a CDS encoding MogA/MoaB family molybdenum cofactor biosynthesis protein yields the protein MTPDATVGGALPAPYSALVVTASNRAAAGVYEDTGGPLIAEGLQRFGFAVDGPRVVADGDPVEAALRAAVDAGYDVVVTTGGTGISPTDRTPEATRRVIEREVPGIAEAVRAYGRDKVPTAALSRGLAGVAGGTLIVNLPGSRGGVKDGLAVLEPLLKHAVDQLRGGDHPRPDAGEGGAR from the coding sequence ATGACGCCTGACGCGACCGTCGGCGGCGCGCTGCCCGCCCCGTACAGCGCGCTCGTGGTCACGGCCTCCAACCGGGCCGCCGCCGGTGTCTACGAGGACACGGGCGGCCCGCTGATCGCCGAGGGCCTGCAACGGTTCGGCTTCGCCGTCGACGGCCCGCGGGTCGTCGCCGACGGCGACCCCGTGGAGGCGGCCCTGCGCGCGGCCGTCGACGCCGGGTACGACGTCGTCGTCACCACCGGCGGCACCGGCATCTCGCCCACCGACCGCACCCCCGAGGCCACCCGCCGTGTCATCGAGCGCGAGGTCCCCGGCATCGCGGAGGCCGTCCGCGCGTACGGCCGGGACAAGGTGCCCACCGCCGCCCTCTCCCGGGGACTCGCGGGCGTCGCGGGCGGCACGCTGATCGTCAACCTCCCGGGTTCCCGCGGCGGGGTGAAGGACGGCCTCGCCGTCCTGGAGCCGCTGCTGAAGCACGCCGTGGACCAGCTGCGCGGCGGGGACCACCCCCGCCCGGACGCCGGCGAAGGAGGCGCGCGCTGA
- the moaC gene encoding cyclic pyranopterin monophosphate synthase MoaC, with the protein MTVPSRGETPGTSDPSRLTHIDDAGAARMVDVSGKDVTARTARATGRVLVAPRVIELLRGEGVPKGDALATARIAGIMGAKRTPDLIPLCHPLALSGVKLDLSVADDAVEIAATVRTTDRTGVEMEALTAVSVAALTVIDMVKAVDKEAVITDVRVEEKTGGKSGDWSRS; encoded by the coding sequence ATGACCGTGCCTTCCCGGGGGGAGACCCCCGGTACCTCCGACCCGTCCCGCCTGACCCACATCGACGACGCGGGCGCCGCCCGCATGGTCGATGTGTCCGGCAAGGACGTCACCGCGCGCACCGCGCGGGCCACCGGCCGCGTGCTCGTCGCGCCCCGCGTGATCGAACTGCTGCGTGGCGAGGGCGTCCCCAAGGGCGACGCCCTCGCCACCGCGCGCATCGCGGGCATCATGGGAGCCAAACGCACCCCCGACCTGATCCCGCTGTGCCACCCCCTGGCGCTGTCCGGTGTGAAACTGGACCTGTCGGTCGCGGACGACGCCGTGGAGATCGCGGCGACCGTGCGGACGACGGACCGCACGGGCGTCGAGATGGAGGCCCTCACCGCGGTCTCCGTCGCCGCGCTGACCGTGATCGACATGGTCAAGGCGGTCGACAAGGAGGCGGTCATCACGGACGTGCGGGTGGAGGAGAAGACGGGCGGCAAGTCGGGCGACTGGAGCAGGTCATGA
- the glp gene encoding molybdotransferase-like divisome protein Glp, protein MSSAAPRTAEPDRLWSVDEHLDDILATVRPLEPIELNLLDAQGCVLVEDITVPVSLPPFDNSSMDGYAVRVADVAGASEQYPASLEVVGDVAAGAADLLHVGPGQAARIMTGAPLPPGAETVVPVEWTDGGLGQGPASGMRARSLAPEGAAGHVEVYRPAPARAHVRAQGSDVRAGDRALDAGTVLGPPQISLLAAVGRGTVRVRPRPRVVVLSTGSELVQPDEPLGPGRIYDSNSFALTAAARDAGAIAYRVGAVADDATTLRDTIEDQLVRADLMVTTGGVSVGAYDVVKEALSHAGDEDEPGSGVEFRKLAMQPGKPQGFGSIGPDHTPLLALPGNPVSSYVSFELFVRPAIRTLMGLTDVHRPRVRAELRAERALSSPKGRRQFLRGRYADGTVTPVGGAGSHLVAALAQANALLVVPEDVEDVAPGTEVEVVLLG, encoded by the coding sequence TTGAGCAGCGCCGCGCCCCGCACCGCAGAACCGGACCGCCTCTGGTCGGTGGACGAGCACCTGGACGACATCCTCGCGACCGTCCGCCCGCTCGAACCCATCGAGCTGAACCTCCTCGACGCCCAGGGCTGCGTCCTGGTCGAGGACATCACGGTGCCGGTCTCCCTGCCCCCGTTCGACAACAGCTCGATGGACGGCTACGCGGTGCGGGTCGCCGACGTCGCGGGCGCGAGCGAGCAGTACCCCGCCTCCCTGGAGGTCGTCGGCGACGTCGCCGCCGGAGCGGCCGACCTGCTGCACGTCGGCCCCGGCCAGGCCGCCCGCATCATGACCGGCGCCCCGCTGCCGCCCGGCGCCGAGACCGTCGTCCCCGTCGAGTGGACCGACGGCGGACTCGGCCAGGGCCCGGCCTCCGGGATGCGCGCCCGCAGCCTCGCGCCCGAGGGCGCCGCCGGACACGTCGAGGTGTACCGCCCGGCCCCCGCCCGCGCGCACGTGCGCGCCCAGGGCAGCGACGTGCGGGCCGGCGACCGTGCCCTGGACGCCGGCACCGTCCTCGGCCCGCCGCAGATCTCGCTGCTGGCCGCCGTCGGCCGCGGCACCGTCCGGGTGCGCCCGCGCCCGCGCGTGGTGGTGCTCTCCACCGGCAGCGAACTCGTCCAGCCCGACGAGCCCCTGGGCCCCGGCCGGATCTACGACTCCAACAGCTTCGCCCTCACCGCCGCCGCGCGGGACGCCGGCGCGATCGCCTACCGCGTGGGCGCCGTCGCCGACGACGCCACGACCCTGCGCGACACCATCGAGGACCAGCTGGTGCGCGCCGACCTGATGGTCACCACGGGCGGCGTGAGCGTCGGGGCGTACGACGTGGTCAAGGAAGCGCTGTCGCACGCCGGCGACGAGGACGAGCCCGGCAGCGGCGTCGAGTTCCGCAAGCTCGCCATGCAGCCGGGCAAGCCGCAGGGCTTCGGCTCCATCGGCCCCGACCACACCCCGCTGCTGGCCCTGCCCGGCAACCCGGTCTCCTCCTACGTCTCCTTCGAGCTGTTCGTCCGCCCCGCCATCCGCACCCTGATGGGGCTCACGGACGTGCACCGGCCGAGGGTCCGCGCGGAACTCCGCGCGGAGCGCGCGCTCAGCTCGCCCAAGGGCCGCCGTCAGTTCCTGCGCGGCCGGTACGCCGACGGCACGGTGACACCCGTGGGCGGCGCCGGATCGCACCTCGTGGCGGCCCTCGCGCAGGCGAACGCGCTCCTCGTGGTCCCCGAGGACGTCGAGGACGTCGCGCCGGGCACCGAGGTCGAGGTGGTCCTGCTCGGCTGA
- a CDS encoding 5-formyltetrahydrofolate cyclo-ligase — translation MTDDDVRTHAQALARHALALPELAGAGTVAAYVSVGSEPGTLALLDALRARRTRVLLPALLPDNDLAWGVYEGAGSLVPVRHGGRMTLLEPAGERLGPDTVTEADAVLLPGLSVDARGMRLGRGGGSYDRVLARLGRAGVHPALVVLLYDGEVVERVPEEPHDRPVHAVVTPSGVRRFGPGPQAPGDAP, via the coding sequence TTGACGGACGATGACGTCCGGACGCACGCGCAGGCCCTGGCCCGCCACGCCCTCGCGCTGCCCGAGCTGGCCGGGGCGGGGACGGTGGCCGCGTACGTGTCCGTCGGCAGTGAACCCGGCACCCTCGCGCTGCTGGACGCGTTGCGCGCGCGGAGGACGCGCGTGCTGCTGCCCGCCCTGCTGCCGGACAACGACCTGGCATGGGGTGTCTACGAGGGAGCGGGCTCCCTCGTCCCGGTGCGGCACGGCGGACGCATGACGCTGCTGGAGCCGGCCGGGGAGCGGCTGGGCCCCGACACCGTGACGGAGGCGGACGCCGTGCTGCTGCCGGGCCTGTCGGTGGACGCCCGAGGGATGCGGCTGGGGCGCGGCGGCGGCTCCTACGACCGGGTCCTCGCCCGGCTCGGCCGTGCGGGCGTCCACCCCGCCCTGGTGGTGCTGCTGTACGACGGGGAGGTCGTGGAGCGGGTGCCCGAGGAGCCGCACGACCGGCCGGTGCACGCGGTGGTGACCCCGTCCGGGGTGCGGCGGTTCGGCCCCGGCCCGCAGGCGCCCGGCGACGCCCCCTGA
- a CDS encoding penicillin acylase family protein, with product MPTDTTAAPTGQQAAGTSVRKKGRKGRLIVLVLVLALIGGVAYGAYWSISTVRASFPQTKGSITLEGLSGPVDVKRDGYGIPQLYASSDEDLFMAQGYVQAQDRFYEMDVRRHMTSGRLSEMFGSGQVDNDAFLRTLGWDRIAKREYEEKLSPATKKYLQAYAKGVNAYLEGKEGKEISLEYAALGFENDYTPGAWTPVDSVSWLKAMAWDLRGNMQDEIDRALLTSRLGPKQIADLYPEYPYARNKPIVQEGGYDEGSGAYEQGEGGSEDGSGSEDGSGSGEGSGSEDGSGSGDGTGSADGSGSELGNGTGTGDGTGTEGSGAETQLAGLQQVLQDLPTAVGINGDGIGSNSWVVAGEHTVSGKPLLANDPHLSASLPSVWYQMGLHCRSVSDKCRYDVTGYTFAGMPGVVIGHNQDIAWGLTNSGVDVTDLYLEKITGDGYQYGGKVVPFETREETIKVAGGASRKIVIRETNNGPLLSDRSDELVKTGRKAAVESAAPDRGEGYAVALRWTALDPGRTMDAVFEINRAKDWDDFREAAELFEVPSQNLVYADTDGNIGYTLPGRIPTRTKGHDGSLPAPGWDPDHEWTGWVDQDELPHEYNPDRGYIVTANQAVVGKDYPYTLTKDWGYGARSQRINDLIQSKIKDGGKISTDDMRQMQLDNSSSIAKLLVPELLKIDVGDEHVREAQKLLEGWDYTQDADSAAAAYFNAVWRNVLKLSFGHKLPKEVRVEGQCLWVDPVNTTGPADKAGKVRECGQRSASQAQPDGGDRWFEVVRRLMADEDSEWWTTPKRGTRPAADNRDELFKRALIDARWELTAKLGKDIDSWSWGRLHRLFLKNQTLGTEGPGFLQYALNRGPWKLGGGEATVNATGWNAAGGYGVVWVPSMRMVVNLGDLDKSRWINLTGASGHAYSAHYVDQTDKWAEGELLEWAYSEKAVEDGTSDTLLLKP from the coding sequence ATGCCCACCGACACCACCGCCGCCCCAACGGGTCAGCAGGCCGCCGGCACGTCCGTCAGGAAGAAGGGGCGCAAAGGCCGTCTCATCGTGCTCGTCCTGGTGCTGGCCCTGATCGGAGGCGTCGCCTACGGGGCGTACTGGTCCATCAGCACCGTGCGTGCCTCCTTCCCGCAGACCAAGGGCTCGATCACCCTCGAAGGCCTCTCGGGCCCCGTGGACGTCAAACGCGACGGCTACGGCATCCCGCAGCTCTACGCCTCCTCCGACGAGGACCTGTTCATGGCGCAGGGCTACGTCCAGGCGCAGGACCGGTTCTACGAGATGGACGTGCGCCGGCACATGACGTCCGGCCGCCTCTCGGAGATGTTCGGTTCCGGCCAGGTCGACAACGACGCCTTCCTGCGCACCCTCGGCTGGGACCGGATCGCGAAGCGCGAGTACGAGGAGAAGCTCTCCCCCGCCACCAAGAAGTACCTCCAGGCGTACGCCAAGGGCGTCAACGCCTACCTGGAGGGCAAGGAGGGCAAGGAGATCTCCCTGGAGTACGCGGCGCTGGGGTTCGAGAACGACTACACCCCGGGCGCGTGGACGCCGGTCGACTCCGTGTCCTGGCTGAAGGCGATGGCCTGGGACCTGCGCGGCAACATGCAGGACGAGATCGACCGGGCGCTGCTGACCAGCCGTCTGGGCCCGAAGCAGATCGCCGACCTGTACCCGGAGTACCCGTACGCCCGGAACAAGCCGATCGTGCAGGAAGGCGGCTACGACGAGGGCAGCGGCGCCTACGAACAGGGTGAGGGCGGCTCCGAGGACGGCTCCGGTTCGGAGGACGGCTCCGGCTCCGGGGAGGGCTCCGGTTCCGAGGACGGCTCGGGCTCCGGGGACGGCACCGGCTCGGCGGACGGCTCCGGCTCTGAGCTCGGCAACGGCACCGGCACGGGGGACGGCACCGGGACCGAGGGCTCGGGCGCCGAGACCCAGCTGGCTGGCCTCCAGCAGGTGCTGCAGGACCTCCCCACCGCCGTCGGCATCAACGGCGACGGCATCGGCTCCAACTCCTGGGTGGTCGCGGGCGAGCACACCGTCTCCGGCAAGCCGCTGCTGGCCAACGACCCGCACCTGTCGGCCTCGCTGCCGTCCGTCTGGTACCAGATGGGCCTGCACTGCCGCAGCGTCTCCGACAAGTGCCGCTACGACGTCACCGGTTACACCTTCGCTGGCATGCCCGGCGTGGTCATCGGCCACAACCAGGACATCGCCTGGGGCCTGACCAACTCCGGCGTCGACGTCACCGACCTGTACCTGGAGAAGATCACCGGCGACGGCTACCAGTACGGCGGCAAGGTGGTGCCGTTCGAGACGCGCGAGGAGACCATCAAGGTCGCCGGGGGCGCCTCGCGGAAGATCGTCATCCGTGAGACGAACAACGGCCCGCTGCTGTCGGACCGTTCGGACGAGCTGGTGAAGACCGGCAGGAAGGCCGCCGTCGAGAGCGCCGCCCCCGACCGGGGCGAGGGCTACGCGGTCGCACTGCGCTGGACCGCCCTGGACCCCGGCCGCACCATGGACGCCGTGTTCGAGATCAACCGCGCGAAGGACTGGGACGACTTCCGTGAGGCGGCCGAACTGTTCGAGGTGCCCTCGCAGAACCTCGTCTACGCGGACACCGACGGCAACATCGGCTACACCCTGCCCGGCAGGATCCCGACGCGCACGAAGGGCCACGACGGTTCGCTGCCCGCCCCCGGCTGGGACCCCGACCACGAGTGGACCGGCTGGGTCGACCAGGACGAACTGCCCCACGAGTACAACCCGGACCGCGGCTACATCGTCACCGCCAACCAGGCCGTCGTCGGCAAGGACTACCCGTACACGCTGACCAAGGACTGGGGGTACGGCGCCCGCAGCCAGCGGATCAACGACCTGATCCAGTCGAAGATCAAGGACGGCGGGAAGATCTCCACCGACGACATGCGGCAGATGCAGCTAGACAACTCCAGCTCCATCGCCAAGCTGCTGGTGCCCGAACTGCTGAAGATCGACGTCGGTGACGAGCACGTGCGCGAGGCGCAGAAGCTGCTGGAGGGCTGGGACTACACCCAGGACGCCGACTCGGCGGCCGCCGCCTACTTCAACGCCGTCTGGCGCAACGTCCTCAAGCTCTCCTTCGGGCACAAGCTGCCCAAGGAGGTGCGGGTGGAGGGCCAGTGCCTGTGGGTCGACCCGGTCAACACCACCGGTCCGGCCGACAAGGCGGGCAAGGTCCGCGAGTGCGGCCAGCGCTCCGCGAGCCAGGCGCAGCCCGACGGCGGCGACCGCTGGTTCGAGGTGGTCCGCCGGCTGATGGCCGACGAGGACAGCGAGTGGTGGACCACGCCCAAGCGGGGCACCCGTCCCGCCGCCGACAACCGTGACGAGCTGTTCAAGCGGGCCCTGATCGACGCCCGCTGGGAGCTGACCGCCAAGCTCGGCAAGGACATCGACAGCTGGAGCTGGGGCCGGCTGCACCGGCTGTTCCTGAAGAACCAGACGCTCGGCACCGAGGGCCCCGGCTTCCTGCAGTACGCGCTCAACCGCGGCCCGTGGAAGCTCGGCGGCGGCGAGGCCACCGTCAACGCGACCGGCTGGAACGCCGCCGGGGGCTACGGCGTGGTGTGGGTGCCGTCCATGCGGATGGTGGTCAACCTCGGCGACCTCGACAAGTCCCGCTGGATCAACCTCACCGGCGCCTCCGGCCACGCCTACAGCGCCCACTACGTCGACCAGACGGACAAGTGGGCCGAGGGCGAACTGCTGGAGTGGGCCTACTCGGAGAAGGCGGTCGAGGACGGCACCAGCGACACGCTGCTGCTCAAGCCCTGA
- a CDS encoding MFS transporter gives MASTVTTSKDSAATSRPGYGRLLRTRGSWTFLLPGFAARQPFAMLTLSIVLLVQHTTGSYGAAGAVAAVTGVSMALFAPWSGRLADRHGQRAVLMPGVLVHTAAGLTLTALALQHAPLWALFAAAVPTGASVPQVGPMVRARWGVRLKGSPLMATAAAFESVTDEFTFVVGPLLATALCTTVDPAAGLVTEAALTLIGGLLFAAQKGTQPPVAATGDGHARVRTASALRVPGVRVLIVTFLGIGSVFGGMQVSLAAFTESIGRPGLNGVLYGVFAAGNMLAGIACGAIAWKVSPQRRLVLAHAALALAASALWTAHSALLLAALGLLVGMCIAPALITGYTLVESLVPAGARTEAFTWLTGAVALGQAAAVTVAGQLEDRLWDGAGFLVPTTGTLLAFATLLALRSRLAGGSRGRTVARGMGHREPVAVD, from the coding sequence GTGGCATCCACGGTCACCACGTCGAAGGACTCGGCGGCCACCTCCCGACCGGGGTACGGCCGACTGCTGCGCACGCGCGGCTCGTGGACGTTCCTGCTCCCCGGCTTCGCGGCACGCCAGCCGTTCGCCATGCTCACCCTCTCCATCGTGCTGCTCGTCCAGCACACCACCGGCTCCTACGGCGCGGCCGGCGCCGTCGCCGCCGTCACCGGCGTCTCCATGGCGCTGTTCGCCCCCTGGAGCGGCCGGCTCGCCGACCGCCACGGGCAGCGCGCCGTCCTGATGCCCGGTGTCCTGGTGCACACGGCCGCCGGACTCACCCTCACCGCCCTGGCCCTCCAGCACGCCCCCCTGTGGGCGCTGTTCGCCGCCGCCGTGCCCACCGGCGCCTCGGTGCCGCAGGTCGGGCCCATGGTGCGCGCCCGCTGGGGCGTCCGCCTCAAGGGCTCCCCGCTGATGGCGACCGCGGCGGCCTTCGAGTCCGTCACCGACGAGTTCACCTTCGTCGTCGGCCCGCTGCTGGCGACGGCCCTGTGCACGACGGTCGACCCGGCCGCCGGACTCGTCACCGAGGCCGCGCTCACCCTGATCGGCGGCCTGCTGTTCGCCGCGCAGAAGGGCACCCAGCCGCCGGTCGCCGCGACCGGCGACGGCCACGCGCGCGTACGGACCGCGTCCGCCCTGCGCGTACCCGGGGTGCGGGTGCTGATCGTGACGTTCCTCGGCATCGGTTCCGTCTTCGGCGGCATGCAGGTCTCGCTGGCCGCGTTCACCGAGTCCATCGGCCGACCGGGCCTGAACGGCGTCCTCTACGGCGTCTTCGCCGCCGGCAACATGCTCGCCGGCATCGCCTGCGGCGCGATCGCCTGGAAGGTCTCCCCGCAGCGCCGCCTGGTCCTCGCCCACGCCGCCCTGGCACTCGCCGCGTCCGCCCTGTGGACCGCCCACTCGGCGCTGCTGCTGGCCGCGCTGGGCCTGCTGGTCGGCATGTGCATCGCGCCGGCGCTGATCACCGGTTACACGCTGGTGGAGAGCCTGGTCCCGGCCGGGGCCCGCACCGAGGCGTTCACCTGGCTGACGGGCGCCGTCGCGCTCGGCCAGGCCGCCGCCGTCACGGTCGCCGGACAGCTCGAGGACCGCTTGTGGGACGGTGCCGGATTCCTGGTGCCGACGACCGGCACCCTGCTGGCCTTCGCGACGCTGCTGGCCCTGCGCTCGCGGCTCGCGGGCGGTTCGCGGGGGCGTACGGTCGCACGTGGCATGGGTCACCGCGAGCCCGTCGCAGTGGACTAG
- a CDS encoding FmdB family zinc ribbon protein — protein sequence MPTYQYQCTECGEGLEAVQKFTDDALTECPNCQGRLKKVFSAVGIVFKGSGFYRNDSRGASSSSSPASSKSSGSSSSSSSSSDSGSSTSSGSSTSSSGSSGSSTSTTAA from the coding sequence GTGCCGACCTACCAGTACCAGTGCACCGAGTGCGGCGAGGGCCTCGAGGCGGTGCAGAAGTTCACGGACGACGCCCTGACCGAGTGCCCCAACTGCCAGGGCCGCCTGAAGAAGGTGTTCTCCGCGGTCGGCATCGTCTTCAAGGGCTCCGGTTTCTACCGCAACGACAGCCGTGGCGCCTCGTCGAGCTCGTCCCCGGCGTCGTCGAAGTCCTCCGGGTCCTCGTCGTCCAGCTCCTCGTCCTCGGACTCCGGGTCGAGCACGTCGTCCGGTTCGAGCACGTCGTCGTCCGGGTCGTCGGGCAGCTCCACGAGCACGACGGCTGCGTAA